From a region of the Cololabis saira isolate AMF1-May2022 chromosome 8, fColSai1.1, whole genome shotgun sequence genome:
- the arhgef25b gene encoding rho guanine nucleotide exchange factor 25 isoform X3, producing MRGGHHQRGCGCQQLFIKLLRKCGCCSVRGRVESYSAAGSDGSIAPSVAAVPHQASGSASPCSPSSFGGSRHPVSALKKWLTNPVRKLGSDASSGAEKAEKQMFKSDDSQPPLVLSHNMAQQGSMEMHNDYTSPSPGNVEMKDVLLSPVVPSPLQPTHQSDLCGLLQSRDSQSLSQKSSINTLQGEDSYAVADETASLSSAAVDSEDERNVALEKSLYVLAELIETERLYVEDLGLIVQGYMSTMSNQGVPEDLKGKDRIVFGNIHQIYDWHKDYFLGELEKCVNDPDSLAQLFIKHERRLHMYVVYCQNKPKSEHVVSEYIETYFEDLRQQLGHRLQLNDLLIKPVQRIMKYQLLLKDFLKYYSKAGKDVEELQSAVEVMCFVPKRCNDMMNVGRLQGFEGKITAQGKLLQQDTFSVSEQEGGLLSRARERRVFLFEQLVIFSEPIDKKKGFSLPGYTFKNSIKVSCLGVEEPSEEEPCCLVLTSRGTDGSVTRFIMHASSPEKQLAWFCDVVQILETQRNFLNALQSPIEYQRKESTVGYSLGRSMRSPVAQPSGLRPHSSASMDRRHQPSLLTYNNSLPSLHSPRLSSTSKVSNPCGMTLRAAHPPFSSHQQLRCERQFPDDHIL from the exons ATGAGGGGGGGTCACCACCAGCGAGGCTGTGGGTGTCAGCAGCTGTTCATAAAACTACTCCGCAAATGTGGGTGCTGCTCTGTCAGAGGTAGAG TGGAGTCATACTCTGCTGCGGGCAGCGACGGCAGCATTGCTCCATCTGTAGCAGCTGTGCCCCACCAAGCATCAGGCAGCGCCAGTCCTTGTTCACCCTCATCATTTGGAGGATCACGGCACCCTGTTAGTGCCTTGAAAAAATGGCTCACCAATCCAGTCCGGAAACTGGGCTCTGACGCCAGCAGTGGCGCAGAGAAAGCTGAGAAGCAGATGTTCAAGTCTGATGACAGCCAACCACCATTGGTCCTTTCTCACAACATGGCTCAGCAAGGTTCCATGGAAATGCACAATGACTACACAAGCCCGTCCCCTGGAAACGTG GAGATGAAAGATGTTCTTCTGAGTCCGGTGGTTCCTTCTCCTTTACAGCCAACCCATCAGAGTGACTTATGTGGCCTTCTGCAAAGCAGGGACTCGCAAAGTCTA AGTCAGAAATCCAGCATTAACACTCTGCAAGGGGAGGACAGCTACGCTGTTGCTGATGAAACGGCCAGCCTGTCATCTGCTGCTGTGGACAGCGAGGACGAAAGAAATGTTGCCTTGGAGAAGAGTTT ATACGTACTGGCCGAGCTCATAGAGACAGAAAGATTGTATGTTGAAGATCTTGGTCTTATAGTCCAG gGCTACATGAGCACAATGTCTAATCAGGGAGTCCCGGAGGACCTAAAAGGGAAGGACAGGATTGTGTTTGGAAACATTCACCAGATCTATGACTGGCATAAAGA CTATTTCCTGGGAGAGCTGGAGAAATGTGTGAATGATCCAGACAGCTTGGCCCAGCTCTTCATCAAACAT GAACGACGTCTTCACATGTATGTGGTCTATTGTCAGAACAAACCCAAGTCGGAGCACGTCGTCTCCGAGTACATTGAGACCTACTTTGAG GATCTCAGGCAGCAGCTGGGCCACAGGCTGCAGCTCAATGATCTCCTGATCAAGCCTGTTCAGAGGATTATGAAATATCAGCTGCTCTTAaag GATTTCTTGAAATATTATAGCAAAGCTGGGAAGGAtgttgaggaactgcag AGTGCAGTGGAGGTGATGTGTTTTGTGCCAAAACGCTGTAACGACATGATGAACGTGGGAAGGCTCCAAGGTTttgag GGTAAAATCACCGCTCAGGGGAAGCTGCTCCAGCAGGATACTTTCTCTGTGAGCGAGCAGGAAGGCGGCCTCCTGTCCAGGGCGAGGGAGAGGAGAGTCTTCCTGTTCGAGCAGCTGGTCATCTTCAGTGAGCCAATTGATAAGAAAAAGGGCTTCTCTTTGCCAGGGTACACGTTTAAAAACAGCATCAAG GTGAGCTGCTTGGGTGTTGAAGAGCCCTCCGAGGAGGAGCCGTGCTGTCTGGTCCTGACCTCCAGGGGAACTGACGGCAGTGTAACGCGTTTCATCATGCATGCCTCATCTCCAGAAAAACAGCTAGCTTGGTTCTGCGATGTGGTCCAGATCTTAGAGACTCAGAGGAACTTCCTAAATG CTCTCCAGTCACCGATAGAGTACCAACGCAAGGAAAGTACAGTCGGGTACAGTCTGGGAAGAAGCATGCGTTCTCCTGTTGCACAACCATCCGGCCTGCGGCCTCACTCCTCCGCGTCCATGGACAGACGTCACCAGCCCTCCCTGCTGACTTACAACAACTCTCTGCCCTCTCTGCACTCTCCCCGACTCAGCTCGACCTCAAAG GTCTCCAACCCCTGTGGGATGACACTTCGAGCAGCTCACCCTCCGTTTTCCTCACACCAGCAGCTTA
- the arhgef25b gene encoding rho guanine nucleotide exchange factor 25 isoform X2, whose product MRGGHHQRGCGCQQLFIKLLRKCGCCSVRVESYSAAGSDGSIAPSVAAVPHQASGSASPCSPSSFGGSRHPVSALKKWLTNPVRKLGSDASSGAEKAEKQMFKSDDSQPPLVLSHNMAQQGSMEMHNDYTSPSPGNVEMKDVLLSPVVPSPLQPTHQSDLCGLLQSRDSQSLSQKSSINTLQGEDSYAVADETASLSSAAVDSEDERNVALEKSLYVLAELIETERLYVEDLGLIVQGYMSTMSNQGVPEDLKGKDRIVFGNIHQIYDWHKDYFLGELEKCVNDPDSLAQLFIKHERRLHMYVVYCQNKPKSEHVVSEYIETYFEDLRQQLGHRLQLNDLLIKPVQRIMKYQLLLKDFLKYYSKAGKDVEELQSAVEVMCFVPKRCNDMMNVGRLQGFEGKITAQGKLLQQDTFSVSEQEGGLLSRARERRVFLFEQLVIFSEPIDKKKGFSLPGYTFKNSIKVSCLGVEEPSEEEPCCLVLTSRGTDGSVTRFIMHASSPEKQLAWFCDVVQILETQRNFLNALQSPIEYQRKESTVGYSLGRSMRSPVAQPSGLRPHSSASMDRRHQPSLLTYNNSLPSLHSPRLSSTSKVSNPCGMTLRAAHPPFSSHQQLSTCTEVKHDCDSCNSLPHCSHHQQKGVSASFQTITFCDDATYSALRPNSLDQLKESEQQ is encoded by the exons ATGAGGGGGGGTCACCACCAGCGAGGCTGTGGGTGTCAGCAGCTGTTCATAAAACTACTCCGCAAATGTGGGTGCTGCTCTGTCAGAG TGGAGTCATACTCTGCTGCGGGCAGCGACGGCAGCATTGCTCCATCTGTAGCAGCTGTGCCCCACCAAGCATCAGGCAGCGCCAGTCCTTGTTCACCCTCATCATTTGGAGGATCACGGCACCCTGTTAGTGCCTTGAAAAAATGGCTCACCAATCCAGTCCGGAAACTGGGCTCTGACGCCAGCAGTGGCGCAGAGAAAGCTGAGAAGCAGATGTTCAAGTCTGATGACAGCCAACCACCATTGGTCCTTTCTCACAACATGGCTCAGCAAGGTTCCATGGAAATGCACAATGACTACACAAGCCCGTCCCCTGGAAACGTG GAGATGAAAGATGTTCTTCTGAGTCCGGTGGTTCCTTCTCCTTTACAGCCAACCCATCAGAGTGACTTATGTGGCCTTCTGCAAAGCAGGGACTCGCAAAGTCTA AGTCAGAAATCCAGCATTAACACTCTGCAAGGGGAGGACAGCTACGCTGTTGCTGATGAAACGGCCAGCCTGTCATCTGCTGCTGTGGACAGCGAGGACGAAAGAAATGTTGCCTTGGAGAAGAGTTT ATACGTACTGGCCGAGCTCATAGAGACAGAAAGATTGTATGTTGAAGATCTTGGTCTTATAGTCCAG gGCTACATGAGCACAATGTCTAATCAGGGAGTCCCGGAGGACCTAAAAGGGAAGGACAGGATTGTGTTTGGAAACATTCACCAGATCTATGACTGGCATAAAGA CTATTTCCTGGGAGAGCTGGAGAAATGTGTGAATGATCCAGACAGCTTGGCCCAGCTCTTCATCAAACAT GAACGACGTCTTCACATGTATGTGGTCTATTGTCAGAACAAACCCAAGTCGGAGCACGTCGTCTCCGAGTACATTGAGACCTACTTTGAG GATCTCAGGCAGCAGCTGGGCCACAGGCTGCAGCTCAATGATCTCCTGATCAAGCCTGTTCAGAGGATTATGAAATATCAGCTGCTCTTAaag GATTTCTTGAAATATTATAGCAAAGCTGGGAAGGAtgttgaggaactgcag AGTGCAGTGGAGGTGATGTGTTTTGTGCCAAAACGCTGTAACGACATGATGAACGTGGGAAGGCTCCAAGGTTttgag GGTAAAATCACCGCTCAGGGGAAGCTGCTCCAGCAGGATACTTTCTCTGTGAGCGAGCAGGAAGGCGGCCTCCTGTCCAGGGCGAGGGAGAGGAGAGTCTTCCTGTTCGAGCAGCTGGTCATCTTCAGTGAGCCAATTGATAAGAAAAAGGGCTTCTCTTTGCCAGGGTACACGTTTAAAAACAGCATCAAG GTGAGCTGCTTGGGTGTTGAAGAGCCCTCCGAGGAGGAGCCGTGCTGTCTGGTCCTGACCTCCAGGGGAACTGACGGCAGTGTAACGCGTTTCATCATGCATGCCTCATCTCCAGAAAAACAGCTAGCTTGGTTCTGCGATGTGGTCCAGATCTTAGAGACTCAGAGGAACTTCCTAAATG CTCTCCAGTCACCGATAGAGTACCAACGCAAGGAAAGTACAGTCGGGTACAGTCTGGGAAGAAGCATGCGTTCTCCTGTTGCACAACCATCCGGCCTGCGGCCTCACTCCTCCGCGTCCATGGACAGACGTCACCAGCCCTCCCTGCTGACTTACAACAACTCTCTGCCCTCTCTGCACTCTCCCCGACTCAGCTCGACCTCAAAG GTCTCCAACCCCTGTGGGATGACACTTCGAGCAGCTCACCCTCCGTTTTCCTCACACCAGCAGCTTAGTACGTGCACAGAGGTGAAACATGACTGTGACTCGTGCAACAGCCTGCCGCACTGCAGCCATCACCAGCAGAAG
- the ankrd33ab gene encoding photoreceptor ankyrin repeat protein has protein sequence MASATEDPQLGSGPDDNDDTSSSERDADSDSILSDDSVLPDYKQEASNGLAASTLYEACARNEPVSLRRVLEGGVTKEEVMKLDLNGWNGLMVACCKGFLEIVYGLHNCPFIDINHQDNEGNTALMIASQAGHISTVMYLLNYYPGVDTEVKDCRGFTALIKAAMTGRNEVVAALVMAGADIHAVDSTRGKCARDWAQKTGRYDTLCRLRRLAIRPKAEQFCESYVPEWPELKERVSKATAQRSPTEKITLRIKNTFGFRFPRDPQDNGVMDHMVRMTTSLHSPLILTGCHPLCPTSPPEMGKRRLAVPELVEKHPLKELEESSVCHSNGSVSHIVPAIHSAETIAATCCPDTERRGSILSIASTKVASTLVSRGMARRNSVFPSGCIPKINVDRPSEATPKKEKKKKKKKDKSFLEPPKWKYKEIKDEKKRKKKSEKENEAKEKKKEKVNKKDKK, from the exons ATGGCCAGCGCCACAGAGGACCCTCAGCTGGGCTCGGGCCCAGATGACAACGACGACACATCTTCATCAGAAAGGGACGCTGACTCTGACAGCATCCTCTCAGACGACTCCGTGCTTCCAGACTACAAGCAGGAGGCGTCAAATGGGCTGGCGGCATCAACACTGTATGAGGCATGCGCCCGAAATGAACCCGTCTCTCTGCGAAGAGTTCTGGAGGGAGGGGTGACAAAAGAGGAAGTTATGAAGCTGGACCTCAACGGCTGG AATGGCTTGATGGTGGCCTGCTGCAAAGGCTTCTTGGAGATTGTGTATGGGCTTCACAACTGTCCCTTCATAGACATAAATCACCAGGACAACGAGGGCAATACTGCACTGATGATAGCATCTCAAGCTG gTCATATCAGCACAGTTATGTATCTTCTAAACTACTACCCTGGTGTAGACACTGAAGTAAAGGACTGTCGGGGGTTCACGGCCCTCATCAAAGCTGCCATGACAGGCCGCAATGAGGTTGTGGCAGCTCTCGTTATGGCTG GGGCTGACATACATGCAGTTGACTCTACACGGGGAAAATGTGCTCGAGACTGGGCTCAGAAGACAGGCCGCTATGACACGTTGTGTCGTCTCCGTCGTCTTGCAATACGACCGAAGGCCGAGCAGTTCTGTGAGAGCTACGTCCCCGAATGGCCTGAGCTCAAGGAGAGAGTCTCCAAAGCCACTGCTCAGAGAAGTCCAACAGAAAAAATCACTCTGCGCATCAAAAACACCTTTGGATTCAGATTTCCACGTGATCCCCAGGACAACGGGGTCATGGACCACATGGTACGTATGACCACCAGTCTCCACAGTCCACTCATTTTAACTGGATGTCACCCACTCTGCCCCACGAGCCCCCCAGAGATGGGGAAGAGGCGGCTGGCTGTACCAGAGCTGGTGGAGAAACACCCGCTGAAGGAGCTCGAAGAAAGCTCAGTGTGCCACAGCAATGGCTCGGTGTCCCACATTGTTCCCGCGATCCACTCTGCAGAGACAATTGCTGCAACGTGCTGTCCAGACACTGAGCGACGAGGCAGCATCCTCTCGATAGCTTCCACCAAAGTCGCATCAACACTGGTTTCCCGCGGTATGGCGAGAAGGAACAGCGTGTTTCCCTCTGGATGTATTCCCAAGATCAATGTCGACAGGCCTTCAGAAGCAAcaccaaagaaagaaaagaagaagaagaagaagaaggacaaAAGCTTCCTGGAACCACCCAAGTGGAAATACAAGGAGATCAAGGatgagaagaagaggaagaaaaaatctGAGAAAGAGAACGaagcaaaagagaaaaagaaagaaaaagtgaacaagaaggacaaaaaataa
- the arhgef25b gene encoding rho guanine nucleotide exchange factor 25 isoform X1, with the protein MRGGHHQRGCGCQQLFIKLLRKCGCCSVRGRVESYSAAGSDGSIAPSVAAVPHQASGSASPCSPSSFGGSRHPVSALKKWLTNPVRKLGSDASSGAEKAEKQMFKSDDSQPPLVLSHNMAQQGSMEMHNDYTSPSPGNVEMKDVLLSPVVPSPLQPTHQSDLCGLLQSRDSQSLSQKSSINTLQGEDSYAVADETASLSSAAVDSEDERNVALEKSLYVLAELIETERLYVEDLGLIVQGYMSTMSNQGVPEDLKGKDRIVFGNIHQIYDWHKDYFLGELEKCVNDPDSLAQLFIKHERRLHMYVVYCQNKPKSEHVVSEYIETYFEDLRQQLGHRLQLNDLLIKPVQRIMKYQLLLKDFLKYYSKAGKDVEELQSAVEVMCFVPKRCNDMMNVGRLQGFEGKITAQGKLLQQDTFSVSEQEGGLLSRARERRVFLFEQLVIFSEPIDKKKGFSLPGYTFKNSIKVSCLGVEEPSEEEPCCLVLTSRGTDGSVTRFIMHASSPEKQLAWFCDVVQILETQRNFLNALQSPIEYQRKESTVGYSLGRSMRSPVAQPSGLRPHSSASMDRRHQPSLLTYNNSLPSLHSPRLSSTSKVSNPCGMTLRAAHPPFSSHQQLSTCTEVKHDCDSCNSLPHCSHHQQKGVSASFQTITFCDDATYSALRPNSLDQLKESEQQ; encoded by the exons ATGAGGGGGGGTCACCACCAGCGAGGCTGTGGGTGTCAGCAGCTGTTCATAAAACTACTCCGCAAATGTGGGTGCTGCTCTGTCAGAGGTAGAG TGGAGTCATACTCTGCTGCGGGCAGCGACGGCAGCATTGCTCCATCTGTAGCAGCTGTGCCCCACCAAGCATCAGGCAGCGCCAGTCCTTGTTCACCCTCATCATTTGGAGGATCACGGCACCCTGTTAGTGCCTTGAAAAAATGGCTCACCAATCCAGTCCGGAAACTGGGCTCTGACGCCAGCAGTGGCGCAGAGAAAGCTGAGAAGCAGATGTTCAAGTCTGATGACAGCCAACCACCATTGGTCCTTTCTCACAACATGGCTCAGCAAGGTTCCATGGAAATGCACAATGACTACACAAGCCCGTCCCCTGGAAACGTG GAGATGAAAGATGTTCTTCTGAGTCCGGTGGTTCCTTCTCCTTTACAGCCAACCCATCAGAGTGACTTATGTGGCCTTCTGCAAAGCAGGGACTCGCAAAGTCTA AGTCAGAAATCCAGCATTAACACTCTGCAAGGGGAGGACAGCTACGCTGTTGCTGATGAAACGGCCAGCCTGTCATCTGCTGCTGTGGACAGCGAGGACGAAAGAAATGTTGCCTTGGAGAAGAGTTT ATACGTACTGGCCGAGCTCATAGAGACAGAAAGATTGTATGTTGAAGATCTTGGTCTTATAGTCCAG gGCTACATGAGCACAATGTCTAATCAGGGAGTCCCGGAGGACCTAAAAGGGAAGGACAGGATTGTGTTTGGAAACATTCACCAGATCTATGACTGGCATAAAGA CTATTTCCTGGGAGAGCTGGAGAAATGTGTGAATGATCCAGACAGCTTGGCCCAGCTCTTCATCAAACAT GAACGACGTCTTCACATGTATGTGGTCTATTGTCAGAACAAACCCAAGTCGGAGCACGTCGTCTCCGAGTACATTGAGACCTACTTTGAG GATCTCAGGCAGCAGCTGGGCCACAGGCTGCAGCTCAATGATCTCCTGATCAAGCCTGTTCAGAGGATTATGAAATATCAGCTGCTCTTAaag GATTTCTTGAAATATTATAGCAAAGCTGGGAAGGAtgttgaggaactgcag AGTGCAGTGGAGGTGATGTGTTTTGTGCCAAAACGCTGTAACGACATGATGAACGTGGGAAGGCTCCAAGGTTttgag GGTAAAATCACCGCTCAGGGGAAGCTGCTCCAGCAGGATACTTTCTCTGTGAGCGAGCAGGAAGGCGGCCTCCTGTCCAGGGCGAGGGAGAGGAGAGTCTTCCTGTTCGAGCAGCTGGTCATCTTCAGTGAGCCAATTGATAAGAAAAAGGGCTTCTCTTTGCCAGGGTACACGTTTAAAAACAGCATCAAG GTGAGCTGCTTGGGTGTTGAAGAGCCCTCCGAGGAGGAGCCGTGCTGTCTGGTCCTGACCTCCAGGGGAACTGACGGCAGTGTAACGCGTTTCATCATGCATGCCTCATCTCCAGAAAAACAGCTAGCTTGGTTCTGCGATGTGGTCCAGATCTTAGAGACTCAGAGGAACTTCCTAAATG CTCTCCAGTCACCGATAGAGTACCAACGCAAGGAAAGTACAGTCGGGTACAGTCTGGGAAGAAGCATGCGTTCTCCTGTTGCACAACCATCCGGCCTGCGGCCTCACTCCTCCGCGTCCATGGACAGACGTCACCAGCCCTCCCTGCTGACTTACAACAACTCTCTGCCCTCTCTGCACTCTCCCCGACTCAGCTCGACCTCAAAG GTCTCCAACCCCTGTGGGATGACACTTCGAGCAGCTCACCCTCCGTTTTCCTCACACCAGCAGCTTAGTACGTGCACAGAGGTGAAACATGACTGTGACTCGTGCAACAGCCTGCCGCACTGCAGCCATCACCAGCAGAAG